ATGGGTCTCTTGGGAATCATCTCCAAGGTGGTCCTGCGCTGCGTGCCGACGTTCAACATCACTGGCCAGGAGGCCATCACCCGCGTGGCGGACGCGTCGGTGGACTTGTTCGGAGAGGGGAGCCCCGAGCGTCCCTCGCTGGCGCGATTCCTGGAGCGCACGGAGTACGCGCGCCTGGAGTGGTTCCCGCAGCGCAAGGGGGAGCGGCTCGTCGTCTGGCAGGTCCAGCGCATCGAGCCGGAGCCGGGTTTCCGGCCCGTCCGTTATCAGGAGTTCAGCGGCGACCCCGAGCTGTCCCAGGTCTTCGTCTGCTTGTTCTTCACCCTGCTGGGCAATCTGGATGACCTCCGGGCGGCCCGCTCCAAGCTGGAGCCCATCTTCGAGCAGGTGGACGAGGAGCTCATCCAACGCCTCGCGTGCCTGGGCCGGGTGGGCCAGCCCCTGGTCGAGGCCCTCACCCTGGCGTCGGAGGGGGCCCTGGACGCGGCCATCGAGGTGCTCGCGCTCGCGGCCCCACTGCTGCGCAAGGAATTGCCGAACCTCATGGGAATGGCGCTCGACACGTTCCTGCCGCTGGACTCGCGCAAGAAGGGTCGGGACAAGGGCGAGCCCCAGTGCTTTCGCGATTGGAGCTGGCGGGGCCTGCCCATGGACAACCAGGTCATCGGCTCGCTGATGCCCACCACGTTCACGGAGCTGTGGATTCCCCTCTCGTACACCCAGCGGGCCATGAAGCTGTTGAAGGACTACTTCGACGAGCCGGCCTCGGCCCGGGAGGCCCTGCGGCGCACGGGCACGTATGCCATCGAACTCTACGGCGCTCCTCCCAATCCGGCGTGGATGAGCATGTCCTACAGTGATGGAAAGGACGTGTGGCGCGACGGCGTGCTGCGCATCGACTTCTATTGGTTCCAGGGGAACGCGGGCGATCCGGCCGAGGTCTTCTATCCCCAGTTCTGGAAGCTGTTCCGGGACAATGGCATCCCCTTCCGTCTGCACTGGGGCAAGGGCCAGCCCGTGGGGAGTCAGGAGGAACTGGCGGACTGGGCCGCCTTCTTCCGCGGCCAGTACGCCCGGTGGGATGACTTCCTCGAGCGCCGGCGGAAGCTGGATCCGAACAACATCTTCCTCACCCGTTACTGGCGCCAGCGCTTCGATCTGTCGCACCTGCCCGCGCCCCAGCCGCGCGAGGACGTCGGGACGCCGCTCATCATGATCATCCGTGGGTGCTCACCGCGAGCCGCTTCCAATCGCTGCTGCGCTTCGCGGTGAACGTCAACCTCGTCTTCTTCGCGTTCGAGACCGCCCTGCTGCTGCGGTCCCGCGCGAGCTGAGGGCGGGGCCTACGCCACCCACCCCTTGCCGCGTTGCGTAGAGGACACTCGGCGGGGCCAAGGCACGCCGGCTAGTCGTCCGCTGGCTTGGGTGCTCCCTTGGCGGCCGTCTTTTTCCGGCTTCCCCCGGAAACCGCGCGCACCAGGCGTGCCTTGCGGCCAGAGGTGAGGGTGGGGGCGTCGCCCTCCTGGGGGAGGGGGCCGGCGTTGGGCGTGCCCTCGACGGGCTTGGTGGGACGGGGCTTGATGCGGCGCGGGGGCAGCAGGTCCGGCTCGCCGGGTACCTTCTGGGCGAGGAAGATGGCGGCATCCAGCTTGGTGAAGTTGCGCGTGCGGTACCAGGTGAGCGCGGACTCGTTGTTCTCCGCGACTTCCAGCACCAGGTGGGTGCACCCCCGGGTGCGCGCCAGGTGCTGGAGCTGCTCGAGGATGAAGCTGCCCACGCCCCGGCCCTGGTAGTCCGGGTGCACGGCGAGCTCCTCGACGAAGAGCGGCCGCATGCCCCGCTTCTCGAACCAGCGCGGGTTGACCCAGTTGTCGTCCCCCGAGGCCTCGAAGGCGCACTCGGAGTAACCCACGATCTCCCCCTGCACCTCGTAGACGAGCTGTTCGATCCACTCGGAGGAGTACACCTCGAGGAAGCGGCGCTTGGAGCGGGGCCGTTGGTATTCCACTGTCTCCCGGTTGACGTCCCGGAAGACGAGCTTGAGGAACTCCCAGGCCCGGTTGAGGTCGCGGCGGTGGATGCGGCGCACGCGGACTTCCAGGGGCCCCTTGTGGGAGGGAGCGGGCGATTTCGTCTCGGCCATGATCCACGTCCTAGCCGACTCGTCGTGGCGATGCGCGAACAACCGTATGAGAGGGCAGGCGAGGGGCGTACGGCCGTTCGGGGAGGGGGCTTTTCCGGGCGTGGGCATCCGCTATCCTTGAGGACGCGGCCACCCTGGCCCGCCAAGAAAGGGGTCTCATGCCCAGGCGTCGTACGCCCCCGGTTCGGAGCGTCCGTCCGGACTCCATGTCGAGCACGAGGGTGAACGGATGACGTTCAAGCAGAAGGCTTCCATCCTGCCCATGGTGGCCACGCTCTTCCTCCTGCTCATCCTGGCGATCGTCTTGTTGGTGGGACGGGACGTGTACCGGCTGAACGCGCGCATCATCCATGGCTACTCGCCCGCGATCGCCTCGATGCGGCAGTTCGACTCGCTGGCGTCGCTGTTGCGCTGGCACCTGCGCGACCAGTCCCCCGAGGGAGACGCGGCGCGCCGGGCGGCGATGCTGCAACTGGCGGGGGAGTTCGAGCGGGAGCTGACGCGCGTGCAGGACAATCCGGTGATGGAGCCGGGGCGGTTGCGGATGATGCGCGAGGCCTTCGAGGCGTTCTGGATGGTGTCCCAGCGCGCCGGGCCCGGGGACATGGAGCTGGTGATGGAGCGCCACGCGGCGCTGCTCCAGGTGCTGCGCGGCGCGGGGGATTGGGCCCAGGCGGGGCTGGAGCGCTCGCTGGAGGAGGTGGCCCTGCTGCACCGCTGGCGTCAGGGCTGGGTGCTCAGTCTGGGGCTGCTGTGCGTGCTGGTGTTGGGGGGGCTGTCGGTCTGGCTGGCGCGCGGGGTGGTGGGGCCGCTCACGCGCCTGACGGCGGTGACCACGCGCATCGCGACCGAGGGAGACCTGTCCCAGCGCATCGACGTGGACTCGCGGGACGAGCTCGGCGAGCTGGCGCGGGGCATCGAGGCGCTGGTGATGCGGCTGCGCACGGTGCCGGTGACGCTGCGGGGCACGGTGGACGAGCTGACGTGGGCGGCCGGGCGGCTCACCGAGGCGAGCCAGCGACAGGTGACGTTCCTGGGCCACCTGTCCAACTCCCTGGCCGAGGTGGAGGGGATGACGCAGCAGATCGCCCAGACGGCGAGCCAGGCGGCGGGGCGGGCCGAGGTGGTGCTGAAGGTGGCGGGGCAGGCGGATCAGTTCAGCGCCCTGGGGCGGGGCTCCATCGAGACCAGCGCGCGGGGGTTGCAGCAGTTGAGCACGCGCGTGGAGGAGATGATGCGCAGCGTGGCGAACCTGTCGGAGCAGGCGGCGCGCGCGGGGGAGATCATCGGCAGTGTGCGCGACCTGGCGGACCAGTCGAACGTGCTGGCGCTCAACGCCTCCATCGAGGCGGCGCGCGCGGGCGAGGAGGGGCGGGGCTTCGCGGTGGTGGCGCGCGAGATGCGAGCGTTGAGTGGCCAGTCGCTGCAGAGCACCCAGCGCATCGGGAAGATCCTGCTGGAGATCAACCAGGCCATCCGCAACGCGGTGTCGATCGCGGAGCAGGACAGCCAGCAGGTGGAGGCGGGCATCTCCCAGGTGATGACGTCGGCGGACCGGCTGAAGGAAATCACCACGGTGGTGAACGAGAGCGGCAAGGCGGCCCGGCAGATCGTCGCATCGGTGAAGCAGCAGAACGTGGGCATCGAGCAGCTCCACCAGGTGATCGCCACGTTGACGGACCGGATGAGCGCGGTGTCCGAGTCGACGCGGGACGCGGAAGCGGCGGTGGGCCAGGTGAACCAGTCCCTGGACAAGCTCAAGCAGGTGGCGGCCCGCTTCCACGACTGAGCGGGCCTTCAGATCGAGGCGAGATCCTCCACGATGTCACGAAGGTAGCGGTTGGACTCGAAGACGACGCTCCGGAGCGATTCTTCCTGGGCGATGTGTTGGAGATATTTTGGACCGTCGATGGCCTTGGCGTAGCCACGGGTCCTGGTCCGGGTCCGACTGAAACGTTCCTTGACGATTTCGGCCGCGTCCCGTCTGGCGCAGACATCGGGGATGGACTCCCCGAGCCCGAGCCGATCGGTGACGGGGAGGATGAGGGTCTCTTGCTCCCACACGAGGACATGGGGATGGAAGCCATCACGAATGGTGGCCCATTGCTCCTCGGGTTTGCCTCCCCGCGCGAGGGTTCTCATGCTCGCCTGGATGGTGGTGATGAACGGAGGGAGGGAGTGGTCGTACGGCTCGCGAGGTGCTTGAACGCCGAGCTGGGGCAGGTTCCAGGCATTGCGCGCGTCAATCACATAGAACACGTGGTCGATTCGCGGTTTGTAATGGAACCGGAACATCTCGTACTTGCGGCGCTGGTCGAGCAACTGGGTGTTGCCGTTGACGGTGGAGCGCTGGAGCGGGAAATGCAGGGGTGGCTTTCCCTGGGACCGACGTCGATGTTGCGCTTCGGCTCGGAGGACGGCTTCCAAGCCACCACCGGTTTTATCCTCGGTGATGATGTGGACGCTCGTCATGGGGTGGAGTCCCACCCTTCGAGTTCGCGACGCATCTCCCGGAGACTGAAGCTCTTGAGCCACTCGCGGAGTTGATCCGCCTCGGGACGAACGAGGCGTGCTTCCTGCTCCTCTCGTCTGGCCACCACGACGCACTCCGGTGCATCGTCCAGGAGCCCGATGAGCGCATCGGATTGGGTGGTGAGCAGGATGGGGTGTCGCTCGGACAGGGAGCGCGCCGCGCCCATCAGGCGCATGAGCGCGTCGGGGTGCAGATGGGCCTCGGGTTCATCCAGGGCGATGAGCGCGCTGCCCGGCTGGAAGAGCGCACACAGACTGGCCAGGAAGTGGAGCGTTCCATCGGACAATTCCGAGGCATCGAATTGCCCGCCATTCACCTCGTCCCAGAAGAGCTGGACGGTTCCCCGGCCCACGGCGGGAAGACGCAGATCCTTCAGCGAGGGAAAGGCGAGGCGGACGATGTTCACGAAGTCCTGCCAGTCCTCGGGTCGTTCCTCACGCAGGGCGAAGAGGGCCGCGGGGAGGTTGTTGCCCGTGCGTTCCAGACGTGCGCCGGGCTCGAGCCTCACGGGCCGGCGCATGGGGACCGATTCCGGATCCGCCCAGGATGCGCCCGTGCGGAAATAGGGGTACACGGCGATGGCCGCGAGTGCGGCCCGCGCCTGCTGCACCAGCGGATTGCGGATGCCTCCCAACTGGGAGATCAGCGCCTCACGCTCGTTGGACACGGGTACTGCCGTCCCCGAGAGCTTCGCCTGGGTGGCCACCCGGGAGAGAACGGGCACCCACGCGCCCTGGACGTACTCGGCGAGTTCTTCCTGCTCCACGGCGAAGTCATAGGAGCCCACCGCACCGAGCTGGAGCCGGAATCGCAACGCATGGCCTGTTGCGGTTCGCAGCTCCGCTTCCAGGAGGAGGGGCGCCATGGCTCCTCGTGATTGGAGGGCGCGGATGCCACTTCGGCGCTGGACCAGCCCGGTGGCGAGCTCCCCGCGCGCGGCCTCCGAGAGCAATTGGAGCGCATCGAGCAGGGAACTCTTGCCACTCTGGTTGGGTCCGACAATGACCGAGAGGGGCGGGTCGAAGCGGAGTTCCGCCGAACGCAGCAGGCGAAAGGACTGGACCCGGAACGCGGTGAGCCGGGTGTCCTCGGCAATCTCCGGACCGATGTCCGGGGCTGGAGTTCCGAGGATACTGACGATCTGGGCGCCGTGTTGGTGTTGGACTTCCGCTCGCAGGGATATCGCGGGTGCGCCCGAGAGGTAGAGATTGATGAAGAGGGGTCTCTTGTCTTTGAACTCGAAGACGGATGTGTAGGTGCATGTCCCCGAAGTGGATTCGGGACCAGACAGCCACCGGAGTGTCTTGGAGTCGAGCCGCTGATCCTGCTGCGTTCCCTCGATGTTGAGAATGAAGCGAGACGTATCCAGGCCAGGGAGTCCCTCGACCTCGACGCGCAGTCGTGATGCTTCGCTTTGGGCTGTCATCGAGAGCACCGGCCATGGTGCACAGAGCGCGAGCACCGCATGTTCGCTCTTCTCGCTGTTGAGCCCCGTGAACGCTCGAATCAGTCGGTGGAGAGAGGCATAGGCATATTCCGACTCGACGGCGATCTCCCTGTCCACATTCTTGGTGGCGGGACCCAGCAATTGTTTGATCGCTGCTCCGCGTCCCTCGGTGTATGTGCCCAGGCCAAACTCCCTCCGCGAGGAATCCGTGTCCCACCAGGCGACGGACTGGCTCGAGACCGTCAAGTGGATGGGTGTGGAGAGGCGGGGTTGTTCGCTGAAAGGTTGTTCGATTGTCCCGGAGTCAATGCTCGCGAGGAGGGTTCCGAGGTCCTTCATGGAGCCGAGCCATTGGCGCGCGGAGACGAGACTCGTGTCCAGTGGATCCAATACAGGCGGTGTTGCCGCCTTGCGGACGAGGACCGCGCTGAGCGCGATGACCATCATGGGCGCCGCCTGGCTCCAGACCACCCCCAGGCGGATACCGTCGTATCCCGAGGCTTGCGCCAGTTGCTCGGCGTCATCGCGGAATTGCTGAAGGTTCGCGTTCACGGGGAGCGCACCCTAACATGGCACCTCACGCGCTCGTCCCCGTTTTGCCCCGCCTGCGCGTCCCCCATGACCGCGACCGGTGGGGGGCCTCGACGGCTGGCACCCCTCCCGGTCATCGCTTCCGGCCGCTCCTGAGACCCGAGCGGCTCAGCGCTTGAAGATGCCCTTGAGCTTGTCCTTCGCCGCCTGCTCGGCCTTCTTGCGCGCGGCCTCCGCTTCCTGGCGGGCCTTCTCCTCCAGCTCCTGCTTGCGCTTCTCCGCCTCGGCGCGCGCGGCCTCCTTCGCCGCGTCCGTACCGCCGGTGATGATCTGGCCCACCTGCTTGCCCTTGTCTCCGAGCAGGCCCGTGGCCGCGCCCGCCGCCGCCAGCTTCGCCAGGGTCGTGACGGCCGGCATCACGTCCAGCCCCGTCACCTCGGGGCTCCACGCCTTGCCCGTGAGCTTCATCGCCACCGGCAGGGCCTCGGGGGGGGTCACCTTGCCGAGCGTCAGCTTCTGCACCAGCGGTGGCTGGAGGTTCACCGAGCCCGCCAGGTCCAGCGTGCCATCCAGCCGGATGCCGCCATCGAAGCTCATCGCCGCCTCCGGCCTGGTCCAGGTGATGGGCTTGGACAGCTGCGCCACGCCGTTGGCGATCTTCACGCCGAAGGGCAGTTGCTCGGCCAATTGGGTCACGCCCTCGCTGCTCAGCGCCTTGCCCGCGAAGGGCAGCGCCTTGACGAGCGGGCCGGATACCACCGCGGGCAGGTCCGCGCCGAAGAACACGCCGCCCGCGAGGTTGCCCTCGATGGCGCCCGCGAGCCGCTCCTTGAGGCTCTCGGACTCGTAGCCCACGCCCTGCAGGTTCATCTGGCCGTTGAACCTGCCGCCCAGCACCTTCTTGGGCACGCGCGAGGAGAGTGCCTCCGCCATGTCCATGTCCTTCACTTCCGCCTTCAGATCGAAGGGCCGCTGCGCCGCCGCGGGCCCCAGCCGCACCGAGCTGCCGCTCGCCGAGACCGTGCCGCCGTACACCCCCGTGGTGAAGCGCTCCACGGTGATGAGGTCATCCACCATCTTCACGTCCACGAACATGTTGGAGAAGTCCATGTCGCTCATCCGCAGCGCGCCAATCTCCAGGTGCACGTCGCCGCGCATGCCCTTGAAGCGCTGGGGATCCGACGGGGGCTCCTCGGTTGGCTTCTTGTCCTCGCCCTCGGCGGCCGGCTCGTCCTCCACCATCAGCTCGTCCGCGTTGAGGCGCGGGCTCTTCATGGACAGGGCGAATGTCGTCGTCTGCTTCGCGCCCTCCCCCGCCAGCGCCACCGACGCCGTGCCCGACATGGTGGCGTCGAGTAGCGCCACGTGCAGCCGGCTCAGGTCCACCTTGAGGGGCGACTTGCCGCTCTCGGGCTGGTAGGTGCCCGCGGTGTCCACGGTGAAGGTCTGCCCCGGGCGCTTGTTGAGCAGGCCGCCCGGACGCATGTCCACGCCCCCGAGGTCCGTCTTCGCCTCGAAGCGCAGCGCGCCCCCGCTGGCCGCGGCGCCCGTCACCCGGGCCGTCAGCCGCATGGGGCCGCCCTTCTCCTTGGAGAGCTGCTCGGGGATGCGCAGCCGCACCGGCGTCAGGTCCACGTCCACGTTCAGCGCCTGCTCCTGCTGCGTCCCTTCCGCCTTCACCACCAGGCCCACGGGGCCCGCCACCTGGTTGGCCAGTGACTTGCGCAGCGGCGGGTAGTACTCGGCGAGCAGCTCGGGATCGAGGTTCTCTCCCACCAGCTCGAAGTCCTTCATGGACGGCGTCTCCGAGAGCAGTCCCTTCACCTCGCCCTTGCCGGTGAGGCGCGCCGGGCCGAGCTCCAGGAGCAGCTTCTTGAGCGACAGATCTCCCGCCTTCATGTCGCCCGACACGTCGGTGTCCACCACCACGTCGAGCGCCTTGCCGCCCTCGGCGCCCGCGAAGCGCAGGCCCCGGGCCTGGAGTCCGCCCTGGAGCGACGTGGGGCCGTTGCCCCCGGGCACCGCCGCGCCCAGCTCCGCCTTCCAGTCCGCGCGCAACGAGCCCGCCTGGAGTCCTACCTCGGGGCCGAGGAAGGGCCCCAGCGGCGTGAGATCGATGGGCTCGGACTGGATGATCAGCCGCTCGGGCACGGGGATGAGCGAAGCGGGCAGCGGCGCCGCGTTCAGGGTGACGTGGAAGTTCTGCTTGTCGGCGAGCACCGCGGCGTGGAGCACCACCTCCAGGGGCTGGCCCGCGCGCAGGTCCTTCACCTCCACGTCGAGGTCGTTGATGGCCAGCTCGCGCGGCTGCTCGCCCGTGCGGTCGATGAGGCGCAGGGTGGCGTCGGTGATCGCCGCCCGGTCCACCCGCACGCCGGACAGGTCCGTTGGCGTGTCGTCGGTGGGGGCGGGCTCCTCGGCCGGGGGCTGCTCGGCGAGCTTGTCCTGCACGCGCGAGACGTTGGTGGTGCCGTCCGGCAGGCGCACGTAATTGAGGGTGAGACCGGACACCTCGGCGTTCTTCACCTGGATGTCCTTGCCCCCCGAGGTGATGGCGGGCCAGAGCGCCACCGCCACCTCCAGGCGCTTCATCTCCACGAGCGGCACCGGCTCGCCCTCGGCGGCGCCCACCACGACGTTCTCCACCTCGGCGCCCACGGAGGGCAGCAGGCGGGTGGACACGTCCCCAATCTCGATGGGCCGGCCGAGCTGCTTCGCGTAGGTGGCGGCCTCGGCGCGGGCGCGCTCGAGCAGGAAGGCGTCGAGCCGCCACAGGGCGATGGCTCCGGCCACGACGAACAACAGGACGACGCCGCCCAGGATGTAGGGCCAGCGCTTCTTCTTCGGCGGTTGTTGCGACATCACTCGGTTCCTCCTCCCGCGAGCGGGAATCGGGGGGATGCTCGAAGCTCCAGCGGGCGAGCAGGGGACGCCTTAGCCCAGGAGGGCCGCGCCCGCACGTGTCGCATGCACGGAGACGGGGCCGGGAACGGGGAAGATGACATACACCCCAGGACGCGCCCGGCCCGGAAACATGCATGAACACGGCCGGGGGCCCCGCCCGCCCGGCTGTCCAGTGGACGGGACAGTCGGAGCGAGGGGACTTCCCCTCGGGAACCATTCACCCCACCTTGAAGGCGGGTGGATGTGTGCAGCCCGCGAGGCGGACATGGCCAACAAGCGCAAGGAAGCAAAGGCAGAGTCGGCGCCCCAGCGCCCGGCGGTCAAGCGTCGGCGTCAGGCACCCGCGGGGCGCATCGCCCGGCGTCGAGACCCGGTGGACACCCCGGCGCCCCCCCTGGCCCTGGACGAGCACTCGGTGCAGGTGCGCGAGCAGATCGAAGCGGCGCTCTTCGAGGCCCTGCGCATGCGCGAGGACATCGAGCAGCGCATCGAGCTGGGACTGCACGAGGACCAGCCCCGCCGTGTCCTTCCGGCCCGGACGGGTGTCGTGTCCTCGACGAGAGCGGGGAGCCCGGGACGCGCCCGGGCCCAGAAGTAGACACTCAGGGAGCGCCCAGGCCCAGGCGGATCTGCTGGAGCGCGGCCTCGAGCTGAGCGGTGTAGTCCTCGCCCGAGTCGTCGTCGATGAAGCGATGGCCGGGCACCCGGAAGTACGAGGAGCGGGTGTAGGCGTCCTGGAGGAAGCGGAGCTGCTGCTCGGGGTCCAGCTCCCGCCAGCTCCGGCCCTGCCGGAGGGCCTGGCGCCAGTGGGCCTTCTTCGCGAACCAGCGCCCGCCCAACGTCTGGCAGGTGTAGTCGGTTCCTCCATGCTGGTACTGCCAGACCCGGGTGAGTTCGCGCACCAGCAGGTGGAGGGGCCGCTGCACCCCGCCCGTGGACGGGAGGGGCTCCCCCGAGGGCACATACAGGGTGTAGCCGAGGACGAAGGGGCGGCGCGGGAGCGCGAGCAGGCCCAGGCGCCCGGTCTTGATGCACACCCGCTCGTAGTCGATGCTGCCGCCGAACACCTTGCGCAGCTCCATGAGTTGCCGCGCGCCGAGGGGACAGCCCGGCGTCTCGAGGCCGAGCTTCGTCTGCACGCCGCTCACCAGCCGTCCGCCCACGCTCAGCGGGGCATCGAGCGCGAGTCGTATCAGGCTCGCGATGCCCTGCCTCAACCGCGCGCCGCCCAGGAGGAGGTGGCCCCGGGCGAGGGCACCCAGTCCGAGCCCGAAGCAGCGCAGGGCCTCGCCGGAGTTCTTCAGGGCGCCGATGCCCGCGCTCACCAATCCCTGTCGTAGCAGGGCGCCGAGCCCCTCGCCGGGCAAGGTGGGGCGGCGCGTGGCGCGGTGAGGTGGGGCGAGGTGTTGCCGGGAGGAATCACCCCGGGCGGCTACCGGGGAATCGGTGGGGGTTTCGGGGCGGGGGACGAGGGAGAGACGGGGAGCGGGGCGGGCACGCATGGCACCTCCAGGGAAGCGAGCAACCCAGGCCCCGTACGATTGCCCTCCCGGTCACGGGTGGACACCCGCCCCGGGGTTCGGGATGCGTGCCCACCCGTCAACAGCCGCCCTCTCAGGGTTGCGCTATGGGGCGCTAATCCTCTGGGTCATCCACGTAATCAAGTGCGATTTCGGCCTGTTCCCGGTAGAGGGGTACGACCTCAACAGCCAACACTGCTTCCAGCATCTCTTTCGCTCCGGCCACATCTCCTGCTTTCTTGCGGCGGGCGGAATCAACGAGCGCCCGGGATAGCCGCCGACTTCCCTCGAAAATCCGGCGACGCATCTCTCGTATGAGTGTTTCCGCTCCGGAGGAGGTGCGCAATGCGCGTTCCGCGTCGTCATGGCTGATAGCGACATCCCGCGCCACTCGCCGACAGAGATCGTGCACTTCGGCGTTTGGTTCTATCCCCTCGTTCCGCTCGAGCCTGGCATACAACCCAAGAACCTTGTCCCAATCGTGGGGCTCATCCATTCCTGCCTCACCTCGTTTTCTGCCAGCACATCTGAAAGGGCCATTGGTGCTGTCCCTCGCACCACCGGAAGCAGTCATAGCAGTTACCGACCCAGCGCGGTTTCTTCTGATCTCTGCACTGAACGAAGAGGTCTCGGCAGTGCTCCCGCCATCCCTCGTCTGGGTCATCCGCCTCTTCTCCCGCTCCCTCCTCTGCCCCTCGTCGTAGAGCGTTCTCGACCACTACCCCGACCCCTATCACCACCCCGGCCCCTATCGCTTCCTCTATGTCCGCGGCAGTGGCACCGCACGCTCCTGCCGGATCGTATGGATGCTTTTGAATGCAGCAGGTCATGGTGTTGTTTCCACAGTCGCTCAGGCCCACAGCGGCAGTACCAGTTGAGCAACCCAATACGAGCACGCTCCACATCACAGCCATTCCGAGAACGATGGCCTCTTGTTGGCGCGCACCGTAAATGACGCGAGCGGTGGACTCGCTGGAAGTGGTCGTGTCGAACATAAAAAATCCGTGCCGCGTCAATCGCCGATGCGGATTGGTGTGATGCAGAGGTGGTGCTGTGTCAACGTGCCATGTTCTTGATTTGG
Above is a window of Cystobacter fuscus DNA encoding:
- a CDS encoding GNAT family N-acetyltransferase, giving the protein MAETKSPAPSHKGPLEVRVRRIHRRDLNRAWEFLKLVFRDVNRETVEYQRPRSKRRFLEVYSSEWIEQLVYEVQGEIVGYSECAFEASGDDNWVNPRWFEKRGMRPLFVEELAVHPDYQGRGVGSFILEQLQHLARTRGCTHLVLEVAENNESALTWYRTRNFTKLDAAIFLAQKVPGEPDLLPPRRIKPRPTKPVEGTPNAGPLPQEGDAPTLTSGRKARLVRAVSGGSRKKTAAKGAPKPADD
- a CDS encoding AsmA family protein, giving the protein MSQQPPKKKRWPYILGGVVLLFVVAGAIALWRLDAFLLERARAEAATYAKQLGRPIEIGDVSTRLLPSVGAEVENVVVGAAEGEPVPLVEMKRLEVAVALWPAITSGGKDIQVKNAEVSGLTLNYVRLPDGTTNVSRVQDKLAEQPPAEEPAPTDDTPTDLSGVRVDRAAITDATLRLIDRTGEQPRELAINDLDVEVKDLRAGQPLEVVLHAAVLADKQNFHVTLNAAPLPASLIPVPERLIIQSEPIDLTPLGPFLGPEVGLQAGSLRADWKAELGAAVPGGNGPTSLQGGLQARGLRFAGAEGGKALDVVVDTDVSGDMKAGDLSLKKLLLELGPARLTGKGEVKGLLSETPSMKDFELVGENLDPELLAEYYPPLRKSLANQVAGPVGLVVKAEGTQQEQALNVDVDLTPVRLRIPEQLSKEKGGPMRLTARVTGAAASGGALRFEAKTDLGGVDMRPGGLLNKRPGQTFTVDTAGTYQPESGKSPLKVDLSRLHVALLDATMSGTASVALAGEGAKQTTTFALSMKSPRLNADELMVEDEPAAEGEDKKPTEEPPSDPQRFKGMRGDVHLEIGALRMSDMDFSNMFVDVKMVDDLITVERFTTGVYGGTVSASGSSVRLGPAAAQRPFDLKAEVKDMDMAEALSSRVPKKVLGGRFNGQMNLQGVGYESESLKERLAGAIEGNLAGGVFFGADLPAVVSGPLVKALPFAGKALSSEGVTQLAEQLPFGVKIANGVAQLSKPITWTRPEAAMSFDGGIRLDGTLDLAGSVNLQPPLVQKLTLGKVTPPEALPVAMKLTGKAWSPEVTGLDVMPAVTTLAKLAAAGAATGLLGDKGKQVGQIITGGTDAAKEAARAEAEKRKQELEEKARQEAEAARKKAEQAAKDKLKGIFKR
- a CDS encoding methyl-accepting chemotaxis protein gives rise to the protein MTFKQKASILPMVATLFLLLILAIVLLVGRDVYRLNARIIHGYSPAIASMRQFDSLASLLRWHLRDQSPEGDAARRAAMLQLAGEFERELTRVQDNPVMEPGRLRMMREAFEAFWMVSQRAGPGDMELVMERHAALLQVLRGAGDWAQAGLERSLEEVALLHRWRQGWVLSLGLLCVLVLGGLSVWLARGVVGPLTRLTAVTTRIATEGDLSQRIDVDSRDELGELARGIEALVMRLRTVPVTLRGTVDELTWAAGRLTEASQRQVTFLGHLSNSLAEVEGMTQQIAQTASQAAGRAEVVLKVAGQADQFSALGRGSIETSARGLQQLSTRVEEMMRSVANLSEQAARAGEIIGSVRDLADQSNVLALNASIEAARAGEEGRGFAVVAREMRALSGQSLQSTQRIGKILLEINQAIRNAVSIAEQDSQQVEAGISQVMTSADRLKEITTVVNESGKAARQIVASVKQQNVGIEQLHQVIATLTDRMSAVSESTRDAEAAVGQVNQSLDKLKQVAARFHD
- a CDS encoding D-arabinono-1,4-lactone oxidase, whose amino-acid sequence is MVAISLGEESGATRSTRVTRAIVTIERDADGFYRPASEEALIALVKKAHAEGKQLRVRGSAHSVAAAIYADPLVTGDGAIDPASAPASDAIHVLLNNYRGMRVVDAGQRLVEVEAGVNLGVDPEDPSGTSTQENSLLFNLWRLGWTLSDLGGITHQTVSGFFSTGSSGGSLSWSVYDDIQSLRMIDGRGEVYEVDRDRTPEDFQATVTSMGLLGIISKVVLRCVPTFNITGQEAITRVADASVDLFGEGSPERPSLARFLERTEYARLEWFPQRKGERLVVWQVQRIEPEPGFRPVRYQEFSGDPELSQVFVCLFFTLLGNLDDLRAARSKLEPIFEQVDEELIQRLACLGRVGQPLVEALTLASEGALDAAIEVLALAAPLLRKELPNLMGMALDTFLPLDSRKKGRDKGEPQCFRDWSWRGLPMDNQVIGSLMPTTFTELWIPLSYTQRAMKLLKDYFDEPASAREALRRTGTYAIELYGAPPNPAWMSMSYSDGKDVWRDGVLRIDFYWFQGNAGDPAEVFYPQFWKLFRDNGIPFRLHWGKGQPVGSQEELADWAAFFRGQYARWDDFLERRRKLDPNNIFLTRYWRQRFDLSHLPAPQPREDVGTPLIMIIRGCSPRAASNRCCASR
- a CDS encoding AAA family ATPase translates to MNANLQQFRDDAEQLAQASGYDGIRLGVVWSQAAPMMVIALSAVLVRKAATPPVLDPLDTSLVSARQWLGSMKDLGTLLASIDSGTIEQPFSEQPRLSTPIHLTVSSQSVAWWDTDSSRREFGLGTYTEGRGAAIKQLLGPATKNVDREIAVESEYAYASLHRLIRAFTGLNSEKSEHAVLALCAPWPVLSMTAQSEASRLRVEVEGLPGLDTSRFILNIEGTQQDQRLDSKTLRWLSGPESTSGTCTYTSVFEFKDKRPLFINLYLSGAPAISLRAEVQHQHGAQIVSILGTPAPDIGPEIAEDTRLTAFRVQSFRLLRSAELRFDPPLSVIVGPNQSGKSSLLDALQLLSEAARGELATGLVQRRSGIRALQSRGAMAPLLLEAELRTATGHALRFRLQLGAVGSYDFAVEQEELAEYVQGAWVPVLSRVATQAKLSGTAVPVSNEREALISQLGGIRNPLVQQARAALAAIAVYPYFRTGASWADPESVPMRRPVRLEPGARLERTGNNLPAALFALREERPEDWQDFVNIVRLAFPSLKDLRLPAVGRGTVQLFWDEVNGGQFDASELSDGTLHFLASLCALFQPGSALIALDEPEAHLHPDALMRLMGAARSLSERHPILLTTQSDALIGLLDDAPECVVVARREEQEARLVRPEADQLREWLKSFSLREMRRELEGWDSTP
- a CDS encoding DUSAM domain-containing protein, with translation MDEPHDWDKVLGLYARLERNEGIEPNAEVHDLCRRVARDVAISHDDAERALRTSSGAETLIREMRRRIFEGSRRLSRALVDSARRKKAGDVAGAKEMLEAVLAVEVVPLYREQAEIALDYVDDPED